From a region of the Spelaeicoccus albus genome:
- the metE gene encoding 5-methyltetrahydropteroyltriglutamate--homocysteine S-methyltransferase, whose product MTNTTTSTTTATDPGTKQFPSGTILGYPRIGPRRELKKALESYWSGRTDAEQLRSAAADLRRSTADRLTRLGLDPVSGAIPGGFSLYDQVLDAAVTLGAVPERLSGVRGPDGGIDLDGYFSLARGNADTAPLEMTKWFDTNYHYLVPELSPDTDIRLGSTAIVDQFREATADGVTTRPVIVGPVTFLLLSKAADDAPSGFRPLDRLGDVVAAYRRLLARLAEAGAEWVQLDEPGLVVDGPNSTAALGAARTAYAELGAAPIGAERPAIFASLQYADAGDAFAVLARTPVEAIGIDLVRGDVPDLTSDVVSGLAGKTVVAGLVDGHNVWRTDLARAAGVLERLAGLVPSVSVSTSTSLFHVPHTLDDEPSLPAALKSWLRFADEKVAEVAVLARGLRDGFDTVRSEIEEATEAGASRERATGVRDGVVRGRLAGLAAGDFERGDYARRRLQQDRRLGLSPLPTTTIGSFPQTAEVRAARGKLRTGELSADEYRDAMRAEIARVVELQHDLGLDVIVHGEPERSDMVQYFAENLDGFATTANGWVQSYGSRCTRPSILWGDVSRPAPMTVPWASYAASLTEKPLKGMLTGPVTILAWSFVRDDQPLGDTARQVALALRDEVADLESAGIPIIQVDEPALRELLPLKAADRPAYLDWSVGAFRLATSGVADATSIHTHLCYSEFGEVIGAIDDLNADVTSIEAARSRMEVLSDLRAEGFSRGIGPGVYDIHSPRVPTTEEITGLIRAALESAPADRLWVNPDCGLKTRGYAETRAALENLVGAAHAVRRTRAAVGA is encoded by the coding sequence ATGACTAACACCACGACTTCCACCACGACCGCCACGGATCCCGGTACCAAGCAATTTCCGAGCGGAACGATCCTCGGCTACCCGCGGATCGGCCCGCGGCGCGAACTGAAAAAGGCGCTCGAATCGTACTGGTCGGGCAGAACCGACGCCGAGCAGCTGCGCAGCGCCGCCGCCGATCTGCGCCGCTCCACCGCCGACCGGTTGACGCGCCTCGGTCTGGACCCGGTCTCCGGCGCCATCCCCGGCGGATTCTCGCTGTACGACCAGGTGCTCGACGCCGCCGTCACGCTCGGTGCCGTTCCCGAACGGCTCTCCGGCGTGCGCGGCCCGGACGGCGGCATCGACCTCGACGGGTACTTTTCGCTGGCCCGCGGCAACGCCGATACGGCGCCGCTGGAGATGACCAAATGGTTCGACACCAATTACCACTACCTCGTCCCCGAGCTGTCGCCCGATACCGATATCCGGTTGGGCTCGACGGCGATCGTCGATCAGTTCCGGGAAGCTACGGCGGACGGCGTGACCACGCGCCCGGTCATCGTCGGCCCCGTCACGTTCCTGCTGTTGAGTAAGGCCGCGGACGATGCGCCGTCCGGCTTCCGCCCGCTCGACCGGCTCGGCGACGTCGTTGCCGCGTACCGGCGGCTGCTGGCTCGACTGGCCGAGGCGGGCGCGGAATGGGTGCAGCTCGACGAACCCGGACTCGTCGTCGACGGCCCGAACTCGACGGCGGCCCTCGGCGCAGCCCGGACGGCGTACGCCGAGCTGGGCGCTGCGCCGATAGGAGCCGAGAGGCCCGCCATTTTTGCGTCGCTGCAGTACGCGGACGCCGGCGACGCATTCGCGGTGCTGGCTCGGACGCCGGTCGAGGCGATCGGCATCGATCTGGTGCGCGGGGACGTGCCGGATCTCACGTCCGACGTCGTCTCGGGCCTGGCCGGGAAAACCGTTGTCGCCGGTCTCGTCGACGGCCACAACGTTTGGCGTACCGATTTAGCGCGCGCTGCCGGCGTCCTGGAACGACTGGCCGGCCTGGTGCCCTCCGTGAGCGTATCGACGTCGACGTCGTTGTTCCACGTGCCGCACACGCTGGACGACGAGCCGTCGTTGCCGGCCGCGTTGAAGTCCTGGCTGCGGTTTGCCGACGAAAAAGTCGCCGAGGTCGCCGTGCTGGCTCGGGGGCTGCGCGACGGGTTCGACACGGTCCGCAGCGAGATCGAGGAGGCCACGGAGGCCGGTGCGTCGCGGGAGCGGGCCACCGGCGTGCGGGACGGCGTCGTCCGGGGCCGTCTGGCCGGGCTGGCGGCCGGAGATTTTGAACGGGGCGATTACGCGCGGCGACGATTGCAGCAGGACCGACGGCTCGGCCTTTCGCCGCTGCCTACGACCACTATCGGCTCGTTCCCGCAAACTGCCGAAGTGCGCGCGGCCCGCGGGAAGCTGCGCACGGGGGAGCTGTCGGCGGACGAATACCGAGACGCCATGCGCGCCGAGATCGCGCGCGTCGTCGAACTCCAGCACGACCTCGGGCTCGACGTGATAGTCCACGGCGAGCCCGAGCGGAGCGACATGGTGCAATATTTCGCCGAGAACCTGGACGGGTTCGCCACCACCGCGAACGGCTGGGTGCAATCGTACGGGAGCCGGTGCACGCGGCCGTCGATCTTGTGGGGCGACGTGAGTCGGCCGGCACCCATGACCGTTCCGTGGGCGTCGTATGCCGCATCGCTGACCGAGAAGCCGCTCAAGGGCATGCTCACCGGTCCCGTGACGATCCTGGCCTGGTCGTTCGTGCGCGACGATCAGCCGCTCGGAGACACCGCCCGTCAGGTCGCGCTGGCCCTGCGCGACGAGGTCGCCGACCTGGAATCCGCGGGTATTCCGATCATTCAGGTCGACGAGCCGGCGTTGCGCGAGTTGCTGCCGCTGAAGGCAGCGGATCGGCCGGCCTATCTCGACTGGTCGGTCGGCGCCTTCCGGCTCGCCACCTCCGGTGTCGCCGACGCGACCAGCATCCATACGCACTTGTGCTATTCGGAATTCGGCGAGGTGATTGGCGCCATCGACGACTTGAACGCCGACGTCACGTCGATCGAGGCGGCCCGCTCGCGGATGGAAGTGCTGAGCGATCTGCGCGCCGAAGGATTCTCGCGGGGGATCGGTCCGGGCGTTTACGACATTCATTCGCCGCGCGTGCCGACGACCGAGGAGATCACCGGTCTGATCCGTGCCGCGCTGGAGTCGGCGCCGGCCGACCGGCTGTGGGTGAACCCGGACTGCGGGCTGAAGACCCGCGGCTATGCGGAGACCCGGGCGGCGCTGGAGAATCTGGTCGGGGCCGCGCACGCCGTCCGGCGTACCCGTGCGGCGGTTGGTGCATGA
- a CDS encoding methylenetetrahydrofolate reductase, with product MPTPSTNRLALSYELFPPRSMAAGNLWTTIRELESTAPDYVSVTYGANGGNHDTALTLLSELVGRTTLRPLAHLTCVGGTRNSLRRTVTDLLDLGVRGVLALRGDIPDGYVPPDGAVDHAVDLIELIRDVERGNAAQLAAGRIAVGAAAYPTRHPESATWQQDIEVLAAKQAAGADFAITQVFFDASRYAALVRRARDAGVTIPIIPGILPMTSLRRVRTLARLAGIDPPARLCRRLAHAGSEADARRIGVDATVGLLRAALDVGAPGLHLYTFNQHSSALAVLDALNLPARNGAPTESEIA from the coding sequence ATGCCCACACCATCCACAAACCGGCTCGCCTTGTCGTACGAGTTGTTCCCGCCGCGCAGCATGGCGGCCGGAAACCTCTGGACGACGATCCGCGAGCTCGAAAGCACCGCCCCCGACTACGTCTCCGTCACCTACGGGGCGAACGGCGGCAATCACGATACTGCGTTGACCTTATTGTCCGAGCTGGTCGGCCGCACGACGCTGCGGCCGCTGGCGCATTTGACGTGCGTGGGAGGCACCCGCAACTCGTTGCGGCGAACCGTCACCGATCTGCTCGACCTCGGCGTTCGCGGCGTCCTGGCATTGCGCGGAGACATTCCCGACGGTTACGTGCCGCCCGACGGAGCCGTTGATCACGCGGTCGACTTGATCGAACTGATCCGCGACGTCGAACGGGGGAACGCGGCTCAACTGGCTGCCGGCCGGATCGCCGTCGGCGCGGCCGCCTATCCGACCAGGCACCCCGAATCGGCGACCTGGCAACAGGACATCGAGGTGCTGGCCGCCAAGCAGGCAGCCGGAGCGGACTTCGCCATCACCCAGGTGTTCTTCGACGCTTCCCGGTACGCCGCGCTGGTGCGACGGGCACGGGACGCCGGCGTCACGATCCCGATCATCCCGGGGATCCTCCCGATGACGAGCCTGCGCCGCGTACGCACCCTCGCACGGCTGGCCGGCATCGACCCTCCCGCGCGACTCTGCCGGCGGTTGGCGCACGCCGGCAGCGAAGCCGACGCACGGCGCATTGGCGTCGATGCGACGGTCGGCTTGCTCCGTGCCGCGCTCGACGTCGGAGCGCCGGGCTTGCACCTCTACACGTTCAATCAGCATTCATCGGCACTTGCCGTGCTCGATGCCCTCAACCTGCCGGCGCGCAATGGCGCACCGACGGAAAGTGAAATCGCATGA
- a CDS encoding cobalamin-independent methionine synthase II family protein, which translates to MRRSTDEILVSQAGSLPRTPELIEANEQRAEQAARAEKTGVPLTDDYTELLGREVAALVQREKDAGVTVPGDGEYGKSMSSPVDYGAWWSYSFQRLSGLSLGGVDIWKDAEVHRSSPGNVVLTSFSDRRDRQLFHDAYHDPDSGITTGRKAQVFPKCTGKIEYTGQDAIAADTANFVKALDDAGIEEGFMTSLSPGSASRIANEYYDTEDEFMYACADAMREEYKAIIDAGLILQIDDPSIAENFDQINPEPTIEDYLAFTQKRVDALNYALRDLPQDRIRFHLCWGSWHGPHTTDIEMADLVHTMLGINAGAYLFEAGNVRHEHEWRVWDDVELPDDKIIVPGVVSHATNVVEHPDLVADRIERFARRVGRERVIASTDCGLGGRVHPQIAWAKLETLAEGARRATARLWG; encoded by the coding sequence ATGCGCCGATCGACCGACGAGATTCTTGTGTCGCAGGCCGGGAGTCTGCCGCGCACCCCCGAGCTCATCGAGGCCAATGAGCAGCGCGCCGAGCAAGCCGCCCGCGCCGAAAAGACTGGAGTGCCGCTCACCGACGACTACACGGAACTGCTCGGACGCGAGGTCGCGGCCCTGGTCCAGCGCGAAAAAGACGCCGGCGTCACGGTGCCGGGTGACGGCGAGTACGGAAAATCAATGAGCTCGCCGGTCGATTACGGCGCGTGGTGGTCGTATTCGTTCCAGCGGCTATCGGGTCTGTCGCTCGGCGGTGTCGACATTTGGAAGGACGCCGAAGTGCACAGGTCGTCGCCGGGAAACGTGGTGCTGACCAGTTTCAGCGACCGGCGGGACCGGCAACTCTTCCACGATGCGTACCACGATCCCGACTCCGGGATCACGACCGGCCGCAAGGCGCAGGTGTTTCCGAAATGCACCGGCAAGATCGAATACACCGGCCAGGACGCGATTGCCGCCGATACCGCGAACTTCGTGAAGGCGCTGGACGATGCGGGAATCGAAGAGGGCTTCATGACGAGCCTGTCGCCGGGCAGCGCCTCCCGGATCGCCAATGAGTACTACGACACCGAAGACGAGTTCATGTACGCGTGCGCCGACGCCATGCGCGAAGAGTACAAGGCGATCATCGACGCCGGGCTCATCCTTCAGATCGACGACCCGTCGATCGCCGAGAACTTCGACCAGATCAATCCCGAACCGACGATCGAGGACTATCTGGCATTCACGCAAAAACGCGTCGACGCCCTCAACTACGCGCTGCGCGATCTGCCGCAGGACCGGATCCGGTTCCACTTGTGCTGGGGCAGCTGGCACGGCCCGCACACCACCGATATCGAAATGGCCGATTTGGTGCACACCATGCTGGGCATCAACGCCGGAGCGTACTTGTTCGAGGCCGGCAACGTGCGCCACGAGCACGAATGGCGGGTGTGGGACGACGTGGAGTTGCCCGACGACAAGATCATCGTGCCCGGCGTCGTCAGCCACGCCACCAACGTCGTCGAACATCCCGACCTGGTCGCCGACCGGATCGAGCGGTTCGCCCGCCGGGTCGGACGCGAACGGGTCATCGCCTCCACCGACTGCGGTCTCGGCGGCCGCGTGCACCCGCAAATCGCCTGGGCCAAGCTGGAGACCCTGGCCGAAGGGGCCAGGCGCGCCACTGCCCGGCTCTGGGGCTGA
- a CDS encoding MFS transporter — MTSASSPGRTETGGTGTGYSKTGRWQGYTRGDKSLRDIRIALFLAGIATFALLYSTQAILPELSSAFSISTVQSTYSVSVSTIGLGIGLLIAGPLSEILGRTRLIHISLFAAAACGLVIAFAPSWNVLLLGRGIEGLVLAGLPAVAAVYLKEEVHAGLAAGATGLYIAGTALGGMLGRLVGAGLVEMAGTGWPAGGALAAWQVSLLGNGVMGLGCAIACLTLLPRSRGFVPAPKSVSYLAKQFVKVFTDPALLALYGIAAVMMGSFVGVYNTLGFRLEAAPFALSVGAAGLVFLVYPVGSVSSVLAGRIADKVGQRAVVPIAALVTIGGIALTLVGSLPVIIIGTAIMTAGFFATHGLASGWVAARASAGVGGAAQAASIYMVSYYIGSSIGGSVAGAVFAGLAWPGVAAMAVTLVAIAFVISLGLRSTKKLA, encoded by the coding sequence ATGACTTCAGCGTCGTCGCCCGGCCGGACCGAAACCGGGGGGACGGGAACCGGCTATTCGAAAACCGGCCGGTGGCAGGGCTACACCCGCGGCGACAAGTCCTTGCGGGACATCCGCATCGCCCTCTTCTTGGCGGGAATCGCCACATTTGCGCTGCTTTACAGCACGCAGGCGATCTTGCCGGAGTTGTCCTCGGCGTTTTCCATCAGCACGGTTCAATCGACCTATTCCGTATCCGTGTCGACCATCGGGCTCGGCATCGGACTGTTGATCGCCGGTCCGCTGTCGGAGATCCTGGGCCGCACCCGGCTGATCCACATTTCATTGTTCGCTGCGGCGGCGTGCGGGCTCGTGATCGCGTTTGCCCCGTCGTGGAACGTGCTGTTGCTCGGGCGCGGCATCGAGGGGCTCGTCCTTGCCGGGTTGCCGGCAGTTGCGGCGGTCTACTTGAAAGAAGAAGTCCACGCCGGCCTGGCTGCCGGCGCAACGGGGCTCTACATTGCCGGGACGGCGCTCGGCGGCATGCTGGGACGGCTCGTCGGCGCCGGCCTCGTCGAGATGGCCGGGACGGGGTGGCCCGCCGGCGGGGCGTTGGCGGCCTGGCAAGTCTCGTTGCTGGGAAACGGAGTGATGGGACTCGGATGCGCCATCGCCTGTCTGACATTGCTGCCGCGTTCGCGCGGCTTCGTCCCGGCCCCGAAGAGCGTCTCGTATTTGGCGAAGCAGTTCGTGAAGGTCTTCACCGATCCGGCTCTGTTGGCGCTCTATGGCATAGCCGCGGTGATGATGGGATCGTTCGTCGGCGTCTACAACACGCTCGGGTTCCGACTTGAAGCGGCGCCGTTCGCACTCAGCGTGGGCGCCGCCGGCCTGGTGTTCCTCGTCTATCCGGTCGGCAGTGTTTCCTCCGTCCTGGCCGGACGGATCGCCGACAAGGTGGGGCAGCGTGCGGTTGTGCCGATCGCGGCGCTTGTGACGATCGGCGGAATCGCGTTGACTCTCGTCGGGTCGCTCCCGGTGATCATCATCGGCACGGCCATCATGACCGCCGGCTTCTTTGCCACGCACGGTCTTGCGTCCGGATGGGTAGCCGCCCGTGCGTCAGCCGGTGTGGGCGGCGCGGCGCAAGCCGCCTCCATTTACATGGTCAGCTATTACATTGGCTCATCGATCGGCGGCAGCGTGGCCGGTGCAGTGTTCGCCGGGCTGGCTTGGCCCGGGGTTGCCGCAATGGCCGTGACGCTCGTCGCCATTGCGTTCGTCATCAGCCTGGGACTGCGCTCGACCAAGAAACTGGCCTGA
- a CDS encoding LysR family transcriptional regulator encodes MNSDQLAAFVHVAETENVTEAAAVLKLSQPTVSRMINRLESELATALFDRVGRRLHVNRKGRDFLPHARAALAALSGGVESVRTLDDPDRGRLRIGFLHSLGVWLVPGLLRDFRAEAPAVTFELFQGAARTTLDKLLHGELDVAFTGPKPEDAALGWQQLYRQQLVVAVPPNHPLVGLRRCVTLADVVGHPYLAMTPGHGMRRLTDALFTRDGLEPDIAFEGSDIETLRGLAAAGLGVAIVPRAHRLQPSTAVELPLGGPGAYRDVGIAWTETGRATPVAARFRRFAVEHQIR; translated from the coding sequence GTGAATTCCGACCAACTCGCGGCATTCGTCCACGTCGCCGAGACCGAGAACGTCACGGAGGCGGCGGCGGTGCTGAAACTCTCGCAACCGACAGTGTCGCGAATGATCAACCGCTTGGAATCGGAACTCGCCACGGCGTTATTCGACAGGGTCGGTCGCCGTCTGCACGTGAACCGGAAGGGAAGGGATTTCCTTCCGCATGCCCGAGCCGCGCTTGCTGCCTTGAGCGGCGGCGTCGAATCGGTGCGCACCCTGGACGACCCCGATCGCGGCCGGTTGCGCATTGGATTTCTACATTCACTCGGCGTCTGGCTCGTGCCGGGTCTGCTGCGCGATTTCCGCGCGGAAGCCCCGGCCGTGACTTTCGAACTGTTCCAAGGTGCGGCCAGGACCACATTGGACAAGTTGCTCCATGGCGAGCTCGACGTCGCGTTCACCGGGCCAAAACCCGAAGACGCAGCATTGGGCTGGCAACAGCTCTACCGGCAGCAGCTCGTCGTAGCGGTTCCGCCGAACCATCCGCTTGTCGGACTGAGGCGATGCGTCACGCTCGCCGACGTCGTGGGCCACCCGTACCTGGCGATGACGCCGGGGCACGGCATGCGCCGTTTGACCGATGCGCTGTTCACTCGCGACGGCCTCGAACCGGACATCGCGTTCGAAGGCTCCGATATCGAGACGTTGCGCGGCTTGGCCGCCGCCGGGCTCGGCGTCGCAATAGTTCCGCGCGCGCACCGACTCCAGCCATCGACCGCCGTCGAGCTGCCTCTCGGCGGCCCCGGAGCGTATCGGGACGTCGGGATCGCCTGGACCGAGACCGGCAGGGCAACCCCGGTAGCCGCCCGGTTCCGTCGCTTTGCCGTGGAACACCAGATACGGTGA
- a CDS encoding M3 family metallopeptidase, translated as MPADNPFFETSALPYQLPPFDVIDDSHYLPAFERGFAEQLAEIDEITGSDEPATFANTVAAFEKSGLLLTRVANTFFALHSSDATPEMEAIDEEVTPRFAAHRDAIRMNRALYRRLTAIDADAENLDAESRRLLDKMRKDFVRSGAELDDAQQDELRAMNTELASLTSEFGRKLLADTNDSALVVDDPAELDGLSADAVSAAAHAADELGRSGSYALPLVLPTVQPDLAVLTNPETRRALFDASIVRGARANENDTRKLVSRITSLRSRRAKLLGYQTHADLQIEDQTAGTPEAAGAMLSELAPPAVANGRRELAQLAEQSDSDTAVDPWDVHFLSEEFRRERLSIDTAAFRPYFELDRVLFDGVFYAANRLYGITFDERTDLPTYHDGVRTFEVHDADGSELGLFLGDYFTRPTKRGGAWMTSFVDQSTLLGQKPVVVNNLNIPEPADGETTLLTLDQVRTMFHEFGHALHGLFSNVTFPSLSGTNVPRDFVEYPSQVNEMWMVWPEVITNYARHYETDEPMPVEWIDKIVEARRFGQGYATTEYLAAAMLDLVWHSLEDGESIDDPITFEAQALDAAGLHVPAIPPRYRSCYFNHIFAGGYSAGYYSYIWSEVLDADTVEWFKENGGLGRVGGDYFRETLLSRGGSVDPMDAFRNFRGRDPQIAPLLRRRGLNRD; from the coding sequence ATGCCGGCGGACAATCCGTTTTTCGAAACCAGCGCGCTGCCCTATCAGCTGCCGCCGTTCGACGTCATCGACGACTCGCATTATCTGCCCGCCTTCGAACGCGGATTCGCCGAACAGCTCGCCGAAATCGACGAGATCACGGGCAGCGACGAGCCCGCCACGTTCGCCAATACGGTTGCGGCGTTCGAAAAGTCCGGACTGCTGCTCACCCGAGTCGCCAACACGTTCTTCGCGCTGCACTCCTCCGATGCCACCCCGGAGATGGAGGCGATCGATGAAGAGGTCACGCCGCGCTTTGCCGCGCACCGCGACGCCATTCGGATGAACCGCGCCCTCTACCGGCGCCTCACGGCCATCGACGCGGACGCCGAGAACCTGGACGCCGAATCGCGCCGGCTACTGGACAAAATGCGCAAAGACTTCGTTCGCTCCGGCGCCGAACTCGACGACGCCCAGCAAGATGAATTGCGCGCCATGAACACCGAACTGGCGTCGCTGACCAGCGAGTTCGGCCGGAAGCTGCTTGCCGACACCAATGACTCCGCGCTCGTCGTCGACGACCCGGCCGAACTCGACGGCCTCTCCGCCGACGCCGTGAGCGCCGCAGCTCACGCGGCCGACGAACTCGGACGATCCGGCTCCTACGCCCTGCCGCTGGTACTGCCGACCGTGCAGCCGGACCTGGCGGTGCTCACGAACCCGGAAACCCGCCGAGCACTGTTCGACGCCTCGATAGTTCGCGGCGCCCGCGCCAATGAGAACGACACCCGCAAGCTGGTCAGCCGCATCACGTCGCTGCGATCACGCCGGGCCAAGCTGCTCGGGTACCAAACGCACGCCGATCTGCAGATCGAAGACCAAACCGCCGGAACCCCCGAAGCGGCCGGCGCCATGTTGTCCGAGCTGGCACCACCGGCAGTGGCCAACGGACGCCGCGAACTCGCCCAGCTCGCCGAACAATCCGACAGCGACACGGCTGTCGACCCGTGGGACGTCCACTTCTTGTCCGAAGAGTTCCGCAGGGAGCGGCTCAGCATCGACACCGCCGCGTTCCGGCCGTATTTCGAGCTCGACCGAGTGCTGTTCGACGGCGTGTTCTACGCGGCGAACCGGCTGTACGGCATCACGTTCGACGAGCGGACGGACCTGCCGACCTACCATGACGGCGTCCGGACTTTCGAAGTCCACGACGCCGACGGCAGTGAGCTCGGCCTGTTCCTGGGCGACTATTTCACTCGGCCGACCAAGCGCGGCGGAGCCTGGATGACCAGCTTCGTGGACCAGTCGACGTTGCTGGGGCAAAAACCCGTGGTGGTCAACAATCTCAATATCCCCGAGCCGGCGGACGGCGAAACGACGCTTCTCACGCTCGACCAGGTGCGCACCATGTTCCACGAGTTCGGTCATGCGCTGCACGGGCTGTTCTCGAACGTGACGTTCCCGAGCCTCTCGGGAACGAACGTGCCGCGCGACTTCGTCGAGTACCCGTCGCAGGTCAACGAAATGTGGATGGTCTGGCCCGAGGTGATCACGAATTACGCTCGCCACTACGAGACCGACGAGCCCATGCCGGTCGAATGGATCGACAAGATCGTCGAGGCACGACGGTTCGGTCAGGGGTACGCCACCACCGAATATCTGGCCGCCGCCATGCTCGACCTGGTCTGGCACTCCTTGGAGGACGGCGAGTCGATCGACGATCCGATCACATTTGAAGCGCAAGCGCTGGACGCGGCCGGCCTGCACGTTCCGGCGATCCCGCCGCGCTATCGCAGCTGCTATTTCAACCACATCTTTGCCGGCGGGTATTCGGCCGGCTACTACTCCTACATCTGGAGCGAGGTGCTCGACGCCGACACCGTCGAATGGTTCAAGGAAAACGGCGGTCTCGGCCGCGTCGGCGGCGACTACTTCCGCGAAACGCTGCTCAGCCGCGGCGGCAGCGTCGATCCGATGGACGCCTTCCGGAACTTCCGCGGCCGCGACCCGCAAATCGCGCCGTTGTTGCGCAGGCGCGGCCTGAACCGGGACTGA
- the thiM gene encoding hydroxyethylthiazole kinase: MDVAYTSEVLARVRATNPLVQCLTNSVVTGFTANVLLALGASPAMTDVPRESGPFAEIASAVLINTGTPHAEQRNAMAEAAKAAHRAGTPWVLDPVAVGSLPVRTALARGLLDFRPTAVRGNPSEIIALAELGGGGRGTDAIDTPDDALPAGAALAASCGAVTAVSGRVDLVTDGTRVIRSASGTSLLTKITGGGCALGAVTAAFLAVAGADRSGGEPADGPGAVLNATAAATVVYTAAAEMAAESAGGPGTFAGLFLDALAAVDTADIERRAALS; encoded by the coding sequence ATGGACGTCGCATACACCTCCGAAGTATTGGCACGGGTGCGGGCTACCAATCCGCTCGTCCAGTGCCTGACCAATTCCGTCGTCACCGGATTCACGGCCAATGTGCTGCTGGCTTTGGGCGCCTCGCCGGCCATGACCGACGTGCCGCGCGAGTCCGGTCCGTTCGCCGAGATCGCCTCGGCCGTGCTGATCAATACCGGCACGCCGCACGCCGAACAGCGCAATGCCATGGCCGAGGCGGCAAAGGCCGCGCACCGGGCCGGAACGCCGTGGGTGCTCGATCCGGTAGCGGTCGGCAGCCTCCCGGTGCGCACGGCCCTTGCCCGCGGGCTGCTCGACTTCCGTCCGACGGCCGTGCGCGGCAACCCCTCCGAGATCATCGCGCTTGCGGAATTGGGCGGCGGCGGTCGCGGCACCGACGCCATCGATACGCCGGACGACGCGCTGCCGGCCGGGGCAGCGCTTGCCGCGTCGTGCGGCGCCGTCACTGCCGTGTCCGGTCGCGTCGATCTGGTCACGGACGGCACTCGAGTGATCCGGTCGGCGTCCGGCACGTCGCTGTTGACGAAGATCACCGGCGGCGGGTGCGCCCTCGGCGCCGTCACGGCGGCATTCCTGGCCGTGGCCGGGGCCGACCGTAGCGGCGGCGAACCGGCCGACGGCCCGGGTGCCGTCTTGAACGCTACGGCCGCCGCAACCGTGGTCTATACCGCCGCTGCCGAAATGGCCGCCGAATCCGCCGGAGGGCCGGGCACGTTCGCCGGGCTTTTCCTCGACGCGCTCGCCGCAGTGGACACCGCCGACATCGAGCGTCGGGCGGCGCTGTCATGA
- the thiE gene encoding thiamine phosphate synthase has product MTAAGSGIYLVTDAGQCGRRGVVATVGAAIDGGVRTIQVRNKSAGGRELFDEVTAVADAAGDRAFVLVDDRVDVYLAARAAGAAVHGVHVGQDDLPVELVREIVGPQAVVGLTANSDAHAAAALRMPPGTVDYLGVGAIRATSTKPDHPTPLGVAGFARFAATASLPCVAIGGIGRADVPALKQAGAAGVAVVSAICASTDPERAARDLVTGWAS; this is encoded by the coding sequence ATGACGGCGGCGGGCAGCGGAATCTACCTGGTCACCGACGCCGGGCAGTGCGGACGGCGCGGCGTCGTTGCCACGGTCGGGGCGGCGATCGACGGCGGCGTACGCACGATCCAAGTCCGCAATAAAAGTGCCGGCGGCCGCGAACTCTTCGACGAGGTGACCGCCGTTGCCGACGCAGCCGGCGACCGGGCGTTCGTGCTCGTCGACGACCGCGTCGACGTCTACCTTGCCGCGCGGGCGGCCGGAGCAGCCGTCCACGGAGTCCACGTCGGCCAGGACGATCTCCCGGTGGAACTGGTTCGCGAGATTGTCGGCCCGCAGGCCGTCGTCGGTCTGACCGCGAATTCGGATGCGCACGCGGCCGCAGCCCTCCGGATGCCGCCCGGCACCGTGGATTATCTGGGAGTGGGCGCGATCCGCGCCACATCGACCAAACCGGACCATCCCACCCCGCTCGGCGTCGCCGGATTCGCCCGGTTCGCGGCCACGGCGTCGCTTCCGTGCGTGGCGATCGGCGGAATCGGCCGTGCCGACGTTCCCGCGCTGAAACAAGCCGGCGCCGCAGGCGTGGCGGTCGTGTCCGCCATCTGCGCGTCGACCGACCCGGAACGAGCCGCCCGCGATCTCGTGACTGGGTGGGCTTCATGA